A stretch of the Candidatus Paceibacterota bacterium genome encodes the following:
- a CDS encoding four helix bundle protein codes for MENVKAKFKNEFKKRLYFWVLSLVKFIDRLPKDQVGSVMGKQLLRSGTSVLANYVEADSASSRKDFINFFTHSLKSANESKVWLTLLRDTDKGPKNELQWLLKELGGDFKYYRFKYLNTKT; via the coding sequence ATGGAAAATGTCAAGGCAAAATTTAAAAATGAATTTAAGAAAAGACTATATTTTTGGGTTTTAAGTTTGGTCAAATTTATTGATAGATTGCCAAAGGACCAGGTCGGTTCAGTCATGGGGAAGCAGCTCTTGAGGAGTGGTACCAGTGTTCTCGCTAATTATGTGGAGGCTGACTCCGCATCATCGAGGAAAGATTTCATTAATTTTTTTACCCACTCTCTAAAATCTGCGAATGAGTCGAAAGTCTGGCTGACTTTGTTAAGAGATACTGACAAAGGTCCCAAAAATGAGCTACAATGGTTACTAAAGGAACTTGGGGGAGATTTCAAATATTATCGCTTCAAGTATCTTAACACTAAAACATAA